From the Paenibacillus sp. FSL H8-0548 genome, one window contains:
- a CDS encoding circularly permuted type 2 ATP-grasp protein, whose translation MSTAKQSQSQYYDSQSFYDEMFEKDLSVRAHYDSVHRLFGKIKPAELAIRQNAINQRMLEEGITFTLYSESQNEPLERTIPFDFIPRVIPKHEWEVVERGVKQRIRALNAFLHDVYHGQRIVSDGIIPRQMIVSNTYFRPEMAGLHVPCGVYITASGIDLIRDEKGRYYVLEDNLRSPSGFSYLFKGRTLMSELFHDLYLSSSVQSIDRSLNCFLSSLRALSPNGNRDPLIVLLTPGAYNSAYYEHTFLAQQMGIHLVEGRDLVYKDHKIYLRDLRGLRQVDVIYRRIDDDFLDPLAFQPDSVLGVPGLMNAYRAGNVAIANAPGTGVADDKAVYAYVPDMIRYYLGEEPLLQNVPTYILSREEERKYVLNHLNQLVVKETSLSGGYGMLIGPCATSKEIQTFAEAIEREPGRYIAQTTMMLSRAPVMVDGGMTPRHIDLRAFALMGEETHVIPGGLTRVAMKEGSLVVNSSQGGGVKDTWVLNR comes from the coding sequence ATGTCGACGGCCAAACAGTCGCAATCGCAATATTATGATTCCCAATCTTTTTACGATGAAATGTTCGAAAAGGACTTATCTGTTCGAGCGCACTATGATAGTGTGCATAGATTATTCGGGAAAATCAAACCGGCAGAGCTGGCGATTCGTCAAAATGCAATTAACCAAAGAATGCTGGAGGAAGGGATTACGTTCACACTTTACAGCGAATCTCAAAACGAGCCGCTGGAGAGGACTATTCCTTTTGATTTCATTCCCCGCGTCATTCCTAAACATGAATGGGAAGTGGTTGAACGCGGGGTAAAACAGCGGATACGCGCGCTCAATGCATTCCTTCATGATGTTTATCACGGACAACGAATTGTATCAGATGGTATCATCCCTCGGCAGATGATTGTTTCAAATACTTATTTTCGACCGGAAATGGCTGGTCTACATGTTCCCTGCGGTGTATATATTACAGCATCGGGTATTGATTTAATTCGTGATGAAAAAGGCCGTTATTATGTTCTGGAGGATAATTTGCGATCTCCTTCCGGTTTTTCTTATCTTTTTAAAGGCAGGACGTTAATGAGCGAGCTTTTCCATGATTTATATTTATCGAGCTCCGTTCAAAGCATTGACCGCAGCTTAAATTGCTTTTTGAGCTCGCTTCGTGCTTTATCCCCTAATGGCAATCGCGATCCGCTAATTGTACTGCTTACCCCGGGTGCATATAATTCAGCTTATTATGAGCACACCTTTTTGGCGCAGCAAATGGGTATTCATCTCGTAGAGGGAAGGGATCTTGTCTATAAGGATCATAAAATATATTTGCGCGACTTGCGCGGTCTGCGCCAAGTAGATGTGATCTACCGCCGCATAGACGATGATTTTCTTGATCCGCTCGCATTCCAGCCAGACTCCGTTCTAGGCGTTCCGGGATTAATGAATGCTTATCGCGCAGGAAATGTTGCGATAGCAAATGCGCCTGGTACAGGAGTTGCTGACGACAAGGCGGTTTACGCATATGTTCCAGACATGATTCGCTACTATTTAGGTGAAGAGCCCCTCCTGCAAAATGTTCCTACCTATATTTTATCGCGCGAGGAAGAGCGTAAATATGTGCTGAATCATTTGAATCAGCTGGTAGTAAAGGAAACCTCGCTGTCAGGCGGATACGGCATGTTGATTGGACCATGTGCAACTTCAAAGGAAATTCAAACGTTTGCCGAGGCTATCGAGCGCGAGCCTGGGCGATATATTGCACAAACGACGATGATGCTCTCTCGGGCGCCTGTTATGGTGGATGGCGGCATGACGCCTCGTCATATTGATTTACGCGCATTTGCATTGATGGGAGAAGAGACACATGTCATTCCGGGAGGTTTAACCCGAGTTGCAATGAAGGAAGGCTCTCTTGTGGTCAATTCATCTCAAGGCGGCGGAGTCAAGGACACTTGGGTTCTTAATCGATAA
- a CDS encoding globin-coupled sensor protein, with protein sequence MIKLSAERLRQIEYIGITERDLKYLAECRPIFQKIVDEVVDRFYESVGKQPQLVELISKVSTIDRLKETQRWYYMSLTDGVIDQAFIDNRIKIGDVHSRIGLTTDWYLGTYMTYLDISTNVLQRVLPDSWQEVVHTLTKMFNLDSQFVLEAYNKQEQLKIQELADDRSAMLTTVTSAVQELASLMLELDKGAQSIAATAISTSHSQDKTHTLVGELRVELDGIHEMGTLIRGIADQTHLLGLNAAIEAARAGEHGLGFEVVANEVRKLASSSRNALEGIQAKLEEIDKKLSSVRKESEQTSIEARDQAARSQELAAFVNMVDKVTSDLQQLNQY encoded by the coding sequence TTGATTAAATTATCAGCAGAGCGTTTGAGACAGATTGAGTATATTGGCATTACAGAACGGGATTTAAAATATCTTGCTGAATGCAGACCTATTTTCCAGAAGATTGTTGATGAAGTGGTGGACCGATTTTATGAAAGCGTAGGCAAGCAGCCCCAATTAGTTGAGCTTATTTCCAAAGTCAGTACGATTGATCGTCTTAAGGAAACACAGCGGTGGTATTATATGTCGCTTACCGATGGAGTCATTGATCAAGCATTTATTGATAATCGTATAAAAATTGGCGATGTTCATTCTCGAATTGGTTTGACGACAGATTGGTATCTAGGTACATATATGACTTATTTGGACATATCAACAAATGTTTTGCAAAGAGTTCTTCCAGACAGTTGGCAGGAAGTCGTACATACTTTGACGAAGATGTTTAATCTAGATTCACAATTTGTATTGGAAGCCTACAACAAGCAAGAGCAGTTGAAAATTCAGGAGCTTGCGGATGACCGCTCCGCAATGCTCACTACGGTGACCAGTGCAGTGCAGGAGCTTGCTTCGCTTATGCTTGAATTGGACAAGGGTGCGCAATCCATTGCGGCAACTGCTATTTCAACCTCGCATTCGCAGGATAAGACGCATACACTAGTAGGAGAGCTCCGCGTTGAGCTTGACGGCATTCATGAAATGGGCACGTTAATTCGTGGGATAGCCGATCAGACGCATTTGCTCGGTCTTAATGCTGCGATTGAGGCTGCAAGGGCAGGCGAGCATGGGCTCGGCTTTGAGGTAGTAGCCAATGAAGTGCGCAAGCTTGCTTCATCGTCCCGGAATGCGCTTGAAGGTATACAAGCGAAGCTTGAGGAGATTGATAAGAAGTTATCCTCGGTGCGTAAGGAATCCGAACAAACCTCGATTGAAGCACGCGACCAAGCGGCTCGGTCGCAGGAGCTTGCAGCGTTTGTGAATATGGTCGATAAAGTTACAAGCGATTTGCAGCAATTAAACCAATATTAG
- a CDS encoding YhcN/YlaJ family sporulation lipoprotein, giving the protein MKKTIKPVLTSVMVLALGFSLAACSQDHTVKQQTRRVENSLNRVETKNVPNGTRMLDNRHYGTNRNYGTDGTYSPNSAYAPNGINNNTMDGRVTGNNSSIGAEQLVDRAEKVSGVKKATVVLHNKDAIVGLDIDNVGKKSIIEKQVYAALKGQYPQYDIHVTSDQGMHQKIRSMNTDMTSGHPIKTLANDINIMIRDIGDALTAPMR; this is encoded by the coding sequence TTGAAAAAAACGATTAAACCCGTATTGACGTCTGTTATGGTGCTCGCATTAGGTTTCTCTTTAGCCGCATGTAGTCAAGACCATACCGTAAAACAACAAACAAGAAGAGTGGAAAACAGTCTGAATCGTGTTGAAACGAAGAACGTTCCTAATGGTACAAGAATGCTGGATAACCGACACTATGGGACTAATAGAAACTATGGTACAGATGGGACTTACTCACCGAATAGCGCTTATGCACCGAATGGAATAAATAATAATACAATGGATGGCCGCGTGACTGGCAATAATTCATCAATAGGCGCTGAGCAGTTAGTTGATCGAGCTGAGAAGGTTAGCGGAGTGAAAAAGGCGACTGTAGTATTGCATAATAAAGATGCGATTGTTGGTCTGGATATAGATAATGTGGGCAAAAAATCAATCATTGAAAAACAAGTTTATGCCGCTTTGAAAGGACAATATCCGCAATATGACATTCATGTGACCTCAGATCAAGGCATGCATCAGAAAATAAGATCAATGAATACCGATATGACAAGCGGACATCCGATCAAAACATTAGCGAATGACATTAATATTATGATTCGCGACATCGGCGATGCTTTGACTGCTCCTATGCGTTAA
- a CDS encoding transglutaminase family protein, with the protein MKLSISHVTQYEYAESVTDSVNEIRLTPSTNERQSCYQQAISIEPNASLFTYEDYFGNRVHAFSVNGPHKRLTIRTQMTVVTKQAPSSEERAQYLSKRPVEQAWGWLQTEDAANRFTEFLLTTEYTAVTEEVEQFANELEGLTESGPLSVLDWLSALSTKIRNEFIYDPEATDVKTRASDMFLSKRGVCQDFAHLMIASCRAFGIPSRYVSGYHFVGDLQGGSADFEQASHAWVEAFVPGLGWCSFDPTNMDPVGERYVKLGHGRDYKDIVPVKGVYRGTGEQILHVAVDVTNVED; encoded by the coding sequence ATGAAGCTGAGTATATCTCATGTGACACAGTACGAATACGCAGAATCGGTTACGGACAGTGTCAATGAAATTAGACTGACACCCAGCACGAATGAGAGACAATCCTGCTATCAGCAGGCCATTTCCATTGAGCCGAATGCTTCGTTATTTACGTATGAGGATTATTTCGGCAACCGTGTCCATGCTTTCTCGGTCAATGGTCCACATAAGCGGCTTACGATACGCACTCAAATGACCGTTGTAACGAAGCAGGCGCCTTCTTCGGAGGAGAGAGCGCAATATTTAAGCAAACGCCCAGTAGAGCAGGCGTGGGGCTGGCTGCAAACAGAGGATGCGGCTAATCGCTTTACTGAATTTCTGCTTACGACAGAATACACAGCCGTTACCGAAGAGGTTGAGCAATTTGCGAATGAGCTGGAAGGCTTAACCGAGAGCGGCCCGCTGAGTGTATTGGACTGGCTTAGTGCGTTATCGACCAAAATTCGCAATGAATTTATTTATGATCCGGAAGCGACGGATGTGAAGACAAGAGCGTCAGATATGTTTTTGAGCAAACGCGGCGTTTGTCAGGACTTTGCTCATTTGATGATTGCTAGCTGCAGAGCGTTTGGCATACCTTCCAGATATGTGAGCGGGTATCACTTTGTAGGCGATTTACAGGGCGGAAGCGCTGATTTTGAGCAGGCCTCTCATGCATGGGTGGAGGCATTCGTGCCTGGCCTTGGCTGGTGCAGCTTTGATCCTACGAATATGGACCCTGTTGGCGAACGGTATGTGAAGCTTGGACATGGACGGGATTATAAGGATATTGTGCCAGTTAAGGGTGTATATCGCGGAACAGGCGAGCAAATTTTGCATGTCGCCGTGGACGTCACAAATGTTGAGGATTAA
- the spoIIP gene encoding stage II sporulation protein P, which translates to MRLRNQILSGTAVFVLLSGGADAAYASIQSSSLGKSISVGAQQYVQSNSIKNKTTVANIVNTTNLRKGPGLDYDIVAKAKAGDSLPIVGTKGDWYLVSLSGSSNAYVANWVVETDVVDSSKISSNAGQNSSSTAEKNSVQDKKSVVSIVDTTNLRKGPGLNYEIVAKAKVGEAYSIIGSKGDWYQVSLPSGGTAYVANWVVKTGTASQSDNKVYIYHTHNRESWKNVSSNTKGVSIDDPKVNITLVGKQLAQSLQKKGIPSIIEESDFANKMTEQKLGYSQAYSISRKAVDQAIQSNSSLSYFFDIHRDSDVPRSKTTALINGKSYARIMFVIGDANPNHKENKKFAEALIELLNKKYPGLSRGILLKSSHQGNGEYNQSISNGSLLLEVGGVNNTLQESLLTAEAFANVFAEYYKSNK; encoded by the coding sequence TTGAGACTTCGAAATCAAATACTGAGTGGAACTGCTGTTTTTGTTTTATTATCCGGAGGAGCCGATGCCGCATATGCGTCTATTCAGAGCAGCTCGCTAGGAAAAAGCATCAGCGTGGGAGCACAGCAATATGTGCAGTCTAATTCCATTAAAAATAAAACAACCGTTGCTAATATTGTAAATACGACTAATTTGCGCAAAGGACCTGGGCTTGATTATGATATTGTAGCCAAGGCTAAGGCGGGAGACTCGTTGCCGATCGTAGGAACTAAAGGAGATTGGTATCTCGTATCGCTTTCAGGCAGCAGCAATGCTTATGTTGCTAATTGGGTCGTAGAAACCGATGTCGTTGACAGCAGCAAGATCTCTTCAAATGCTGGACAAAATTCAAGCAGCACTGCTGAGAAAAATAGTGTACAAGATAAGAAATCGGTTGTTAGTATTGTGGACACGACTAATTTACGCAAAGGGCCAGGCCTTAATTACGAGATTGTAGCCAAGGCAAAGGTGGGGGAAGCCTATTCGATCATTGGATCGAAGGGGGATTGGTACCAGGTTTCGCTGCCAAGCGGTGGAACGGCTTATGTTGCCAACTGGGTTGTAAAGACGGGCACTGCTAGCCAAAGTGATAATAAAGTGTACATCTACCATACCCATAATCGTGAGTCTTGGAAAAATGTTTCAAGCAACACGAAGGGAGTATCCATTGATGACCCTAAAGTGAACATTACGCTGGTAGGCAAGCAATTGGCGCAGAGCTTACAGAAAAAAGGAATCCCTTCTATTATAGAAGAATCTGACTTTGCGAATAAGATGACTGAGCAGAAATTAGGCTACTCACAGGCCTACTCCATATCGCGTAAAGCTGTTGATCAAGCGATTCAATCGAATTCTTCCTTGTCTTATTTCTTCGATATTCATCGGGACTCCGACGTTCCGCGCAGCAAAACAACGGCTTTAATTAATGGGAAATCATACGCACGCATTATGTTTGTCATTGGAGATGCTAATCCAAACCATAAAGAGAACAAAAAATTTGCCGAAGCATTGATTGAACTGCTGAATAAGAAATACCCGGGCTTATCGCGAGGTATTTTACTGAAAAGCAGCCATCAAGGAAATGGGGAATACAATCAATCTATCTCAAATGGGAGCTTGCTGCTTGAAGTGGGAGGCGTCAATAATACATTACAAGAAAGCTTGCTTACAGCAGAGGCTTTTGCGAATGTATTCGCTGAATATTATAAATCTAATAAATAA
- a CDS encoding alpha-E domain-containing protein: MLNRNAEALFWIGRYMERAENHARLIDVHYHLQVDDEMVSIEGKLNAEASEPSYSKWVRIVDALGSREAYEQQYGSYNERDVLFYTTLDRDNANSLVSCVSHARGNLRTLREKVPSEMWDATNGFYLWLREKQPDDLLNESPHLFFGRIKEWTALFQGVSQSVMPRENEWHFIECGRYLERSENTLRIIKAVGNAASGEGFNSASAYSYLQAVLRSVSGYQAFRRYYADGISVEAIVEFVVLNDAFPRSLHFALHTLDDHMRDIELQDKQLRTAHERVLRQVGKVKADLACLEREDMVIDRSGTIVAHLLDACQQLGMSFAKTFFRMGEASA; encoded by the coding sequence ATGCTGAACCGGAATGCAGAGGCATTATTTTGGATTGGTCGTTATATGGAGCGTGCTGAAAATCATGCCAGGCTGATTGATGTTCACTATCACTTGCAGGTGGACGATGAGATGGTCAGCATCGAAGGAAAGCTTAATGCAGAAGCATCCGAGCCCTCCTACTCCAAGTGGGTAAGAATCGTTGATGCCTTAGGCAGTCGGGAAGCTTACGAGCAGCAGTATGGCAGCTATAATGAGCGAGATGTCCTCTTTTATACGACGCTTGATCGGGATAATGCGAACTCGCTTGTCTCCTGTGTCAGTCATGCCCGCGGCAACCTCCGCACGCTTCGCGAGAAGGTGCCAAGTGAGATGTGGGACGCGACAAATGGTTTTTATTTGTGGCTGAGGGAGAAGCAGCCGGATGACCTGTTGAATGAGTCTCCACATTTGTTTTTTGGGCGGATCAAGGAATGGACGGCATTGTTCCAAGGTGTAAGTCAATCGGTTATGCCCAGAGAGAACGAATGGCATTTCATTGAATGCGGCCGTTACTTGGAACGCTCGGAAAATACGCTGCGAATTATAAAAGCAGTAGGCAATGCGGCAAGCGGAGAGGGCTTTAATAGTGCGAGTGCCTATTCTTATTTGCAGGCTGTGCTTCGTTCTGTCAGCGGCTACCAAGCATTTCGCCGTTATTATGCAGACGGGATTTCAGTTGAAGCGATCGTTGAATTTGTTGTCCTAAATGATGCGTTTCCGCGTTCTCTCCATTTTGCGCTTCATACGCTTGATGATCATATGCGGGATATCGAGCTGCAGGATAAACAGCTGCGCACCGCACATGAGCGCGTGCTCCGTCAGGTAGGCAAGGTGAAGGCTGATTTGGCTTGTCTCGAGCGGGAGGATATGGTAATTGATCGCAGCGGCACGATCGTTGCGCATCTGCTTGATGCTTGCCAGCAGCTTGGTATGTCGTTTGCCAAAACCTTTTTTCGAATGGGGGAGGCAAGCGCATGA
- a CDS encoding polysaccharide deacetylase family protein produces MFIIKRSLLLLLILLFIAGFSIPIKKDRFFYEQRGEIVWEVPTKDKKLSLTFDDGPYPEMTNKILDLLKKYNAKATFFVLGNKVERYPETIKREIAEGHEVANHTFNHVYFQRSISQATIKEEIVRTENALEALTGKKPLLFRPPGGYYNEQSIQIAKALGYTTIMWSWHQDTNDWKSPGVDKIVNKVLNNARNGDIVLLHDYIPGSMQTVKALETILFELSKRGFEFVTVTELMNTMINIPIQ; encoded by the coding sequence GTGTTCATAATCAAACGCAGCCTACTCTTATTGCTTATCCTCTTATTTATTGCAGGCTTCAGCATCCCGATAAAAAAAGATCGATTCTTTTATGAGCAAAGAGGCGAAATTGTATGGGAGGTTCCGACCAAGGATAAAAAACTTTCTTTAACCTTTGATGATGGTCCTTACCCGGAAATGACAAATAAAATATTGGATTTATTGAAAAAATATAATGCAAAGGCGACTTTTTTTGTTTTGGGAAATAAAGTTGAGCGATACCCGGAAACGATAAAGCGAGAGATTGCAGAAGGGCATGAGGTCGCTAATCATACATTTAATCATGTGTATTTCCAGCGTTCTATTAGTCAAGCGACGATTAAGGAAGAAATTGTAAGAACGGAAAATGCATTAGAGGCTCTAACGGGGAAAAAGCCGCTGCTGTTCCGCCCTCCGGGAGGCTATTACAATGAGCAGTCTATACAAATTGCTAAAGCGCTTGGCTACACGACGATTATGTGGTCTTGGCATCAGGACACGAACGATTGGAAGAGCCCTGGTGTGGACAAAATTGTCAACAAGGTGTTGAACAATGCTCGAAACGGAGATATTGTGCTGCTGCATGATTATATTCCAGGCTCAATGCAAACGGTAAAGGCTTTAGAGACGATACTGTTTGAGCTTAGCAAACGCGGCTTCGAATTCGTGACCGTAACGGAGCTCATGAATACGATGATAAATATACCGATACAGTAA
- a CDS encoding Ger(x)C family spore germination protein — protein sequence MNKNRLLKCLLILPILLIGCRDQRILEETGFIQSISYDLAEDGKIKNAISIPLANPVIKANRGFFSTVAESSKEARTIFARQTNLILVSGQARLTLFGLSLAKTGIWSYMDTFMRDPTIAEKLKIIIVNGDAESLHKKNYPEFPQTSKYIDRLIQKEVNNQTISDATLYSFTRDYYDDGVDPVAPIIKDTGKSIILDGIALFKDDIYVGKINPDDLMTYAFLHGKLDNGEMSMDLSEQTKDSKALMLSSLKSSRKISIKHEKNGNINVEVRAKVTASVIEYIGELKLSNDSDKKKLEQEISMITTQQANRIVKLLQEKNADSLGIGTHVRNSMTHKAWKSLGWPELYPQINVQCIVNIKITDHGFRY from the coding sequence GTGAATAAAAATCGCTTATTGAAATGTTTGCTCATCCTCCCGATTCTACTTATTGGCTGCAGGGACCAGCGTATTTTAGAGGAAACTGGATTCATTCAATCCATAAGCTATGATCTAGCAGAAGATGGAAAAATAAAGAATGCAATAAGTATTCCTCTTGCTAATCCTGTGATAAAAGCAAACCGGGGTTTTTTTTCAACTGTAGCAGAAAGCAGTAAAGAAGCCCGAACCATATTTGCTAGACAAACTAATCTTATATTAGTAAGCGGACAAGCACGCCTCACTCTCTTTGGTCTTTCATTAGCAAAAACGGGGATTTGGAGTTATATGGATACGTTCATGAGAGATCCGACTATTGCCGAGAAATTAAAAATTATAATTGTTAACGGGGACGCTGAAAGCTTGCACAAAAAAAACTATCCAGAATTCCCGCAAACAAGCAAATATATCGATCGGCTTATTCAAAAGGAAGTTAACAATCAAACGATATCGGATGCAACTTTGTATTCCTTTACTCGTGATTATTATGATGATGGAGTTGATCCAGTTGCTCCTATCATTAAAGATACAGGGAAAAGCATCATCCTCGATGGAATCGCTCTTTTTAAAGATGACATATATGTAGGCAAAATAAATCCAGATGATTTAATGACCTATGCTTTTTTACATGGTAAATTAGACAATGGTGAAATGAGCATGGATCTGAGCGAACAAACAAAAGATAGTAAAGCGTTAATGTTATCCTCATTAAAAAGCTCAAGAAAAATTTCCATTAAGCATGAAAAAAACGGAAACATCAATGTAGAGGTAAGGGCTAAGGTGACAGCATCTGTAATCGAATACATCGGTGAATTAAAACTAAGTAATGATTCTGACAAAAAGAAGCTTGAGCAGGAAATTTCAATGATTACAACTCAACAAGCAAATCGCATCGTAAAACTGCTGCAGGAGAAGAACGCCGACAGTTTGGGAATAGGAACCCATGTCAGAAATAGCATGACGCATAAAGCGTGGAAATCATTGGGGTGGCCTGAGCTATATCCTCAAATAAATGTACAATGCATAGTAAACATTAAGATCACGGATCATGGGTTTCGCTATTAA
- a CDS encoding GerAB/ArcD/ProY family transporter, producing the protein MILLKEKLSQFHVAILIYMIQTGTVIITLPRLLAQNFGTNGWLALVLVSVIISLNLLLISGVYQLGKGKSIFEILEKSIPKLILYPFYFTLATLWALIGCFVGKQYILIFKMIAFPTTNPMILKLVLVVLAFFLIIKNVYNISKAATVFFWFITWMLILMFYFYNDFQFSRLTPFVFKEADLSINGFFTIYIAFLGYELCLLLFPYTNKKTKLMRAAQIGNLMVTLSYLYICFIAFGFYGHEHLKTLQFPLLNMMAYIQFPFIQGTENLLYAFLMFSIIITSVMYWWSARVVIQRVFSINNKAITIIILAFSFGISFFSDSLNHAEKWLAILGFTELGVAYLLPVCLIVILLIQGKRGEPSE; encoded by the coding sequence TTATTATTACGCTGCCTCGTCTTTTAGCTCAAAACTTTGGAACCAATGGCTGGCTGGCTTTGGTTCTTGTTTCTGTGATCATTTCTTTAAATCTGCTTTTAATTTCTGGTGTATATCAATTAGGAAAAGGGAAATCTATATTCGAAATTCTAGAGAAATCTATACCAAAGCTAATCCTTTATCCCTTTTATTTTACTTTGGCTACATTATGGGCACTAATCGGCTGTTTCGTGGGCAAGCAGTATATCCTTATATTTAAAATGATTGCATTTCCTACGACAAATCCAATGATATTAAAACTAGTATTAGTTGTGCTTGCATTTTTCCTAATTATCAAGAATGTGTACAATATTTCAAAAGCAGCAACCGTCTTTTTTTGGTTCATCACTTGGATGCTGATACTCATGTTTTATTTTTATAATGATTTCCAATTCTCGAGGTTGACTCCCTTTGTTTTTAAAGAGGCTGATTTATCAATAAATGGATTTTTTACAATCTATATAGCATTTTTAGGGTATGAGCTATGTCTGCTGCTATTCCCTTACACCAACAAAAAGACCAAATTAATGAGAGCTGCTCAGATCGGCAATCTCATGGTTACCTTGAGTTATTTATATATCTGTTTTATCGCTTTCGGTTTCTATGGTCACGAGCATTTAAAAACACTTCAGTTTCCATTGCTCAATATGATGGCATACATACAATTCCCCTTCATTCAGGGGACAGAAAATTTGCTTTATGCCTTTCTAATGTTCTCCATTATTATAACTTCAGTTATGTATTGGTGGAGTGCAAGGGTAGTAATCCAGAGAGTTTTTTCTATTAATAACAAAGCCATTACGATTATTATCCTTGCTTTCTCTTTTGGCATCTCCTTTTTTTCAGACTCATTAAATCATGCGGAAAAGTGGTTAGCGATTTTGGGGTTTACTGAATTAGGTGTGGCCTATCTGCTTCCAGTGTGCTTAATCGTTATTTTGTTAATTCAAGGAAAAAGAGGCGAGCCTAGTGAATAA